A DNA window from Thalassospiraceae bacterium LMO-JJ14 contains the following coding sequences:
- a CDS encoding glucose 1-dehydrogenase: MTSMLMGGKTVLVTGASSGLGLHFARVLAAAGARVAVTARRRDRLENLAAEIAEAGGTALAVGMDVTDRDSVTAALDEIATDLAVPDVLINNAGVAAGGPALDVTDADWRKVIDTNLEGAWIVAQETARRMRDNGGGNIVNTASILGLRVSAGVAPYAISKAAVIQMTKVLALELARYQIRVNALAPGYIETDLNEDYLQSDAGQTMIKRIPMRRCGRLHDLDGPLLLLASNASSYMSGAVIPVDGGHLVNTL; this comes from the coding sequence ATGACTTCCATGTTGATGGGCGGCAAGACGGTGCTGGTCACCGGCGCGTCCTCGGGGCTGGGCCTGCACTTTGCCCGCGTCCTGGCGGCGGCCGGGGCCAGGGTTGCCGTGACGGCCCGGCGCCGCGACCGGCTGGAAAATCTCGCCGCCGAAATCGCCGAAGCCGGGGGCACGGCGCTGGCCGTCGGCATGGACGTCACCGACCGTGACAGCGTCACCGCGGCCCTGGATGAAATCGCCACCGATCTGGCCGTCCCCGACGTGCTGATCAACAACGCCGGGGTCGCGGCGGGCGGCCCGGCCCTCGACGTCACCGATGCCGACTGGCGCAAGGTCATCGACACCAACCTCGAAGGGGCGTGGATCGTGGCCCAGGAAACCGCGCGCCGGATGCGTGACAACGGCGGTGGCAACATCGTCAACACGGCGTCGATCCTGGGATTGCGCGTATCGGCGGGGGTCGCGCCCTATGCCATATCCAAGGCCGCCGTCATCCAGATGACCAAGGTTCTGGCGCTGGAACTGGCGCGCTATCAGATCCGCGTCAACGCGCTGGCGCCGGGCTATATCGAAACCGACCTGAACGAGGATTACCTGCAATCGGATGCCGGACAGACGATGATCAAGCGTATCCCGATGCGCCGCTGCGGACGGCTGCACGATCTCGACGGGCCGTTGCTTTTGCTGGCGTCCAATGCCTCGAGCTACATGAGCGGCGCGGTCATTCCCGTTGATGGCGGGCATCTGGTGAACACGCTTTAG
- a CDS encoding thiamine pyrophosphate-dependent enzyme: MSDRAESFPLHRRDVAKTLLNARDDSLIVTGLGSTNWDFTAAGDCARIFPLWGAMGGAVPMGLGLALAQPSKRVLVCTGDGEMLMGIGALATVAVQAPKNLAICVFDNERYGETGMQTTHTASVADLALTAQGLGIKNAQVIADEDALAANLDAIVNAEGPVFRVIKVRAEPLDFVLPSKDGVHLKNRFRAELLGPGAV; this comes from the coding sequence ATGAGTGACCGTGCAGAGAGTTTTCCGCTTCACCGCCGCGACGTCGCCAAGACGCTTTTGAATGCCCGCGACGATTCACTGATCGTCACCGGTCTCGGCTCCACCAACTGGGACTTTACCGCCGCCGGCGATTGCGCGCGCATCTTTCCGCTGTGGGGCGCCATGGGCGGCGCCGTGCCGATGGGATTGGGGCTTGCCCTGGCGCAGCCGTCGAAACGCGTGCTGGTCTGCACCGGCGACGGCGAGATGCTGATGGGCATCGGCGCACTGGCGACGGTTGCCGTGCAGGCGCCGAAGAACCTCGCCATCTGTGTGTTCGACAATGAACGTTACGGCGAAACCGGGATGCAGACGACGCACACCGCATCCGTCGCCGATCTGGCGCTGACGGCGCAGGGGCTCGGCATCAAGAACGCCCAGGTGATCGCCGACGAGGATGCGCTCGCCGCCAATCTGGATGCCATCGTCAATGCGGAAGGCCCGGTGTTCCGGGTCATCAAGGTGCGTGCCGAGCCGCTCGATTTCGTTTTGCCGTCGAAGGACGGGGTGCACCTCAAGAACCGCTTCCGTGCCGAACTGCTGGGACCGGGCGCGGTTTAG
- a CDS encoding nuclear transport factor 2 family protein, which yields MNAQDMSAVEACIQNYFEALYSGDTDLLMGSVFHPNAHLYAANLGGGFVDWPMDDFRKVIESRPSPKASGAERRERIVSMDEAGPDTVMVKVEVLVGTREFVDYLSVLKLDGTWQIISKTCVMIKDHAEQSAA from the coding sequence ATGAACGCTCAGGACATGAGTGCCGTCGAGGCATGCATCCAGAACTATTTTGAAGCACTTTACAGCGGCGACACCGATTTGCTGATGGGCTCGGTGTTTCATCCGAATGCACACCTTTATGCCGCCAATCTGGGCGGCGGTTTCGTCGACTGGCCGATGGACGACTTCCGCAAGGTCATCGAAAGCCGTCCGTCACCCAAGGCCTCCGGGGCCGAGCGGCGCGAACGCATTGTTTCCATGGACGAGGCCGGGCCGGATACGGTCATGGTCAAGGTCGAGGTGCTGGTCGGCACCCGCGAATTCGTCGACTACCTGTCGGTTTTGAAACTCGACGGGACGTGGCAGATCATTTCCAAGACATGCGTCATGATCAAGGATCACGCCGAACAATCGGCGGCTTAA
- a CDS encoding acyl-CoA synthetase produces MSDASSDENIFTQGLDKNAANYQPLTPLSYLDWAARVFPSKTAVIHGPHRFTWAEFDVRCRRLASALQKRGIGVGDTVSVMSPNAPAMLEAHYGVPMSGGVLNALNYRLDAETIAFILKHAETKVLITDREYADVMKDAVTILDNPDLLVVDVDDPLAKGGQLFGEITYEELLAEGDPDHVWQPPADEWQAMCLNYTSGTTGNPKGVVYHHRGGYLNALGNALVFRLGPESVYLWTLPMFHCNGWTYTWAVTSVGGTHVCLRDVDPALIFPLIEEHKVTHMCGAPIVLNMLVHAPDSVKRTFTHSIEVATGGAAPPSTVISRMADMGFNVTHLYGLTETYGPSTVCVFQDEWADLPLEEKATKMARQGVRYPTQFHQSVRDPETMELVPEDGETIGEIMFQSNTVMRGYLKNEKATADAFRGGWYHTGDLAVQHPDGYIEVKDRAKDIIISGGENISSLEVEECLYKHPGVMDCAVVAMPSEKWGETPLAFVTTTAAAEGALDAKELIDFCKDRMARFKAPTRVEFGPLPKTSTGKIQKFVLRERAREIAADIADEKDD; encoded by the coding sequence ATGTCCGACGCATCTTCGGATGAAAACATATTCACGCAGGGACTGGACAAGAACGCGGCCAATTACCAGCCGCTGACGCCGCTGTCGTACCTCGATTGGGCGGCGCGCGTTTTCCCGTCGAAGACCGCGGTGATCCATGGGCCGCACCGGTTCACCTGGGCCGAGTTCGATGTCCGCTGCCGCCGTCTGGCGAGCGCGCTGCAAAAACGCGGCATCGGCGTCGGCGATACGGTGTCGGTGATGTCGCCGAACGCGCCGGCGATGCTGGAAGCGCATTACGGCGTGCCGATGTCGGGCGGCGTGCTGAACGCGCTGAATTACCGGCTCGATGCCGAGACCATCGCGTTTATCCTGAAACATGCCGAAACCAAGGTGCTAATCACCGACCGCGAGTATGCCGATGTGATGAAGGACGCGGTGACGATCCTCGATAATCCGGATCTTCTGGTTGTCGACGTCGACGATCCGCTGGCCAAGGGGGGGCAGCTTTTCGGCGAGATAACCTACGAGGAGTTGCTGGCCGAGGGCGATCCGGATCATGTCTGGCAGCCGCCCGCCGACGAATGGCAGGCGATGTGCCTGAATTACACGTCCGGCACCACCGGCAACCCCAAGGGTGTCGTTTATCATCATCGCGGCGGCTATCTGAATGCGCTCGGCAATGCGCTGGTATTCCGCCTCGGCCCGGAAAGCGTCTATCTGTGGACGCTGCCGATGTTCCATTGCAACGGCTGGACCTACACCTGGGCGGTGACGTCGGTCGGCGGCACGCACGTCTGCCTGCGCGATGTCGATCCGGCGCTGATCTTTCCGCTGATCGAAGAACACAAGGTGACGCACATGTGCGGTGCGCCGATTGTGCTCAACATGCTGGTGCATGCGCCGGACAGCGTAAAACGCACCTTCACTCACTCCATCGAGGTCGCCACCGGCGGCGCCGCGCCGCCGTCCACCGTGATATCGCGGATGGCGGATATGGGCTTTAACGTGACGCATCTTTACGGCCTGACCGAAACCTACGGGCCGTCGACGGTGTGCGTATTCCAGGACGAATGGGCCGATCTGCCGCTCGAAGAAAAAGCCACCAAGATGGCGCGCCAGGGCGTGCGCTATCCGACCCAGTTCCATCAGTCGGTGCGCGACCCCGAGACAATGGAACTTGTACCCGAAGACGGCGAGACCATCGGCGAGATCATGTTCCAGTCGAACACCGTCATGCGCGGGTATCTGAAAAATGAAAAGGCCACGGCGGACGCGTTCCGGGGCGGCTGGTATCACACCGGCGATCTGGCCGTGCAGCACCCGGACGGCTATATCGAGGTCAAGGACCGGGCCAAGGATATCATCATCTCGGGCGGCGAGAACATCTCGTCGCTGGAGGTCGAGGAATGTCTGTACAAGCACCCCGGCGTGATGGATTGCGCCGTGGTCGCCATGCCGTCGGAAAAGTGGGGCGAGACCCCGCTGGCGTTCGTCACCACGACCGCCGCCGCCGAAGGCGCGCTGGACGCCAAGGAACTGATCGATTTCTGCAAGGACCGCATGGCACGCTTCAAGGCGCCGACGCGCGTCGAATTCGGTCCGCTGCCGAAAACCTCGACCGGCAAAATCCAGAAATTCGTGTTGCGTGAGCGGGCCAGGGAAATCGCCGCTGACATTGCTGACGAGAAGGACGACTAG
- a CDS encoding SDR family oxidoreductase, with protein MSAPKTVLVSGGSRGIGAAVVQRFAAEDWRVIFTYVSNDDAAGKIADETGARAIKGDVGAEADILALFKALDDDGIYVDAVVNNAGITGPKRRLDEATWDTVMDVLRVNVAGSVIMCREAVKRMSTVHGGKGGAIVNLSSTATLQGSPNQWIDYAAGKGAIDIMTKGLAREVGEEGIRVNAVAPGYTLTEMSIAGQIATRFEQFRHEVPLGRIGTTEEVAAGIYWLCTDEASYITGCVLPVAGGRV; from the coding sequence ATGAGCGCGCCAAAGACGGTTTTGGTCAGCGGCGGGTCCCGGGGCATCGGCGCCGCCGTCGTGCAGCGCTTCGCCGCCGAGGACTGGCGCGTGATCTTCACTTATGTCTCGAACGATGACGCGGCGGGAAAGATCGCCGACGAGACCGGGGCCCGCGCCATCAAGGGCGATGTCGGCGCCGAAGCGGATATTCTGGCCCTGTTCAAGGCGCTGGATGACGACGGCATTTATGTCGACGCCGTCGTCAACAATGCCGGCATCACCGGCCCCAAGCGGCGCTTGGACGAAGCCACATGGGATACGGTGATGGACGTTCTGCGCGTCAACGTCGCGGGCAGCGTCATTATGTGCCGCGAAGCCGTCAAACGCATGTCCACCGTGCACGGCGGCAAGGGTGGGGCCATCGTCAACCTGTCGTCGACGGCGACGCTGCAGGGCAGTCCAAACCAGTGGATCGACTATGCGGCGGGCAAGGGCGCCATCGATATCATGACCAAGGGGCTGGCCCGCGAGGTCGGCGAGGAGGGTATTCGCGTCAACGCCGTGGCGCCCGGCTACACGTTGACGGAAATGTCCATCGCCGGACAGATCGCGACGCGCTTCGAGCAGTTCCGCCACGAAGTCCCGCTGGGCCGCATCGGCACCACCGAAGAAGTGGCGGCGGGCATCTACTGGCTGTGTACCGACGAGGCGTCGTACATCACCGGCTGCGTGCTGCCGGTCGCGGGCGGCAGGGTTTAA
- a CDS encoding aldehyde dehydrogenase produces MSDLKKYQMLIGGEWVDASGGQTFESMNPYTGRNWAEFQRATADDADRAVAAARKAFTTGDWPKMTATQRGHLLRKLGDLVAQHAESLAETEVRDNGKLLAEMGMQLKYVPQWYYYFGGLADKIEGGVTPIDKPDHFHYTRHEPLGVVAAITPWNSPLLLAAWKLAPALAAGNTVVLKPSEFTSASSLEYARLFEEAGFPPGVVNVVTGFGHEVGAALTEHPGVDKITFTGGPETGKRVYATGASQLKRVSLELGGKSPNIVFDDCDMENAVKGAISGIFAATGQTCIAGSRLLVQESIHDEFVDKLIQLAKTAKMGDPMLMDTQVGPVTTVPQYEKILSYIDIAKDEGAEVRMGGAKAERPECGDGYFVEPTVFTGVNNRMRIAQEEVFGPVLSVIPFKDEEEALHVGNDVVYGLAAGVWTQSMRRAFTMSQQLRAGSIWVNTYRAVSYMAPFGGYKQSGVGRENGQDAIYEFMQTKSVWMSYATETPNPFIMR; encoded by the coding sequence ATGAGCGACCTCAAAAAATATCAAATGCTGATCGGTGGCGAATGGGTCGACGCGTCCGGCGGTCAGACATTCGAAAGCATGAACCCCTATACCGGTCGGAACTGGGCTGAATTCCAGCGCGCCACGGCGGACGATGCCGATCGCGCCGTGGCGGCGGCCCGCAAGGCGTTTACCACGGGCGACTGGCCGAAGATGACGGCGACGCAGCGCGGACACCTGCTCAGGAAGCTCGGCGATCTGGTGGCGCAGCATGCGGAGTCGCTGGCTGAAACCGAGGTCCGCGACAACGGCAAGCTGCTTGCCGAAATGGGCATGCAGCTCAAGTACGTGCCGCAGTGGTACTATTACTTCGGCGGTCTCGCCGACAAGATCGAAGGCGGCGTCACACCGATCGACAAGCCCGATCACTTCCATTACACGCGCCACGAGCCGCTCGGCGTTGTGGCGGCGATCACGCCGTGGAACTCGCCGCTGTTGCTGGCGGCATGGAAGCTGGCCCCGGCGCTGGCGGCCGGCAACACGGTGGTTCTCAAGCCGTCCGAATTCACCTCCGCGTCCTCGCTCGAATACGCGCGCCTGTTCGAGGAAGCGGGCTTCCCGCCGGGTGTCGTCAATGTCGTCACCGGCTTCGGCCACGAGGTCGGCGCGGCGCTGACCGAGCATCCGGGCGTTGACAAGATCACCTTCACCGGCGGCCCGGAAACCGGCAAGCGGGTCTATGCCACAGGCGCGTCACAGTTGAAGCGTGTTTCGCTGGAACTTGGCGGCAAGTCGCCGAACATCGTGTTCGACGACTGCGACATGGAAAATGCGGTCAAGGGTGCGATTTCCGGCATCTTCGCGGCGACCGGGCAGACCTGTATCGCCGGTTCGCGCTTGCTGGTGCAGGAAAGCATCCATGACGAGTTCGTCGACAAGCTGATCCAGTTGGCGAAGACGGCGAAGATGGGCGATCCGATGCTGATGGACACGCAGGTCGGCCCCGTCACCACGGTGCCGCAGTACGAGAAGATCCTCAGCTACATCGACATTGCCAAGGACGAGGGCGCCGAGGTCCGCATGGGCGGCGCCAAGGCCGAACGCCCGGAATGCGGCGACGGCTATTTCGTCGAGCCGACGGTCTTCACCGGCGTCAACAACCGGATGCGCATCGCCCAGGAAGAGGTTTTCGGCCCGGTTCTGTCGGTGATCCCCTTCAAGGACGAGGAAGAGGCGCTGCATGTCGGCAACGACGTGGTTTACGGCCTTGCCGCCGGGGTCTGGACCCAGTCCATGCGCCGCGCCTTCACGATGTCGCAGCAACTTCGCGCCGGCTCGATCTGGGTCAATACCTACCGCGCCGTCAGCTACATGGCGCCGTTCGGCGGCTACAAGCAGTCCGGTGTCGGGCGTGAAAACGGTCAGGACGCGATCTATGAATTCATGCAGACCAAATCCGTGTGGATGTCGTATGCGACGGAAACGCCCAACCCGTTCATCATGAGATGA
- a CDS encoding tripartite tricarboxylate transporter permease: protein MILENILAAVQELATIKTVLLMAVGTIAGLIAGAIPGFTIAMAVVLTLPFTFGMPPAQGLATMIGVFVGGLSGGLMSGILIGIPGTPSSVATTFDGFPMARSGNPGLALGLGVWASFFGGTISAVLLVTLAPQLARIGLEFQPWDYFALIMFALTIAASLAGENLIKGLLAAAFGLLVATIGEDSINGIARFNFGSDALLQGFDFLPVLIGLFAFSQLLSDIEDRVRARKALTETGAVSARIEHRKAAVMVLKNWVNLFRSSFIGVFTGILPAAGSTISNILAYDQAKKASKTPEKFGTGHAEGIIAPESANNATAGGALITMMALGIPGDIVTAVMLGALLIHDVIPSPSFISDTPVLAYSIFIAFFVANFMMLILQSGALRLFVLVTKVRMYILASIILAYCGIGIFALNNVTFDMWTLFWFGIVGYVMRNLGFPLAPMILGVVLGRIAELWLSRATAISTEITPFFTHPWSLFFLILSVFSLFFSGYQAQRGRKTWTLFFTPGLLAALALPMFMMVGTVRPILGGLLLLIAAYMLFKIHRRGWKVDPADAEGHRLSEG, encoded by the coding sequence ATGATTTTGGAAAATATTCTCGCTGCGGTTCAGGAACTGGCGACCATCAAAACGGTTCTGCTGATGGCCGTCGGGACGATCGCCGGCCTGATCGCAGGTGCCATTCCCGGCTTTACCATTGCCATGGCCGTGGTTCTGACGTTGCCGTTCACATTCGGCATGCCGCCTGCGCAGGGGCTGGCAACGATGATCGGGGTTTTCGTCGGCGGGCTGTCTGGCGGTTTGATGTCGGGGATTTTGATCGGCATTCCAGGCACGCCGAGTTCCGTCGCGACGACATTCGACGGTTTCCCGATGGCGCGGTCGGGGAATCCGGGACTGGCGCTTGGGCTTGGGGTCTGGGCCTCGTTCTTCGGGGGGACGATTTCGGCCGTGTTGCTGGTGACGCTGGCGCCGCAACTGGCCCGCATCGGGCTTGAATTCCAGCCCTGGGATTATTTCGCACTGATCATGTTCGCGCTCACCATTGCCGCCAGTCTGGCGGGCGAGAACCTGATCAAGGGATTGCTGGCGGCCGCCTTTGGGCTGTTGGTTGCGACCATCGGCGAAGACAGTATCAACGGCATAGCACGATTCAATTTCGGCTCTGATGCGCTGCTGCAGGGCTTCGATTTCCTGCCGGTTCTGATCGGGTTGTTCGCCTTTTCACAGTTGCTGTCGGATATCGAAGACCGGGTCCGTGCCCGCAAGGCCCTGACGGAAACCGGAGCCGTCAGCGCCAGGATCGAGCACCGCAAGGCGGCTGTCATGGTGCTGAAAAACTGGGTTAATCTTTTCCGTTCATCTTTCATCGGAGTCTTTACCGGCATCCTGCCCGCTGCCGGCAGCACGATATCCAATATCCTTGCCTACGATCAGGCGAAGAAAGCATCGAAGACACCGGAAAAGTTCGGCACGGGGCATGCCGAGGGGATCATCGCGCCGGAATCCGCCAACAATGCGACGGCCGGCGGTGCGCTGATTACGATGATGGCATTGGGTATCCCGGGCGACATCGTGACCGCCGTGATGCTGGGGGCGCTGCTGATTCATGATGTGATCCCGAGCCCGAGCTTCATCAGCGATACACCGGTGCTGGCGTACTCGATTTTTATCGCCTTCTTCGTTGCCAATTTCATGATGTTGATATTGCAGTCGGGTGCGCTCAGGCTGTTTGTTCTCGTGACCAAGGTCCGGATGTATATTCTGGCATCGATCATCCTCGCCTACTGCGGCATCGGTATTTTTGCGCTCAACAACGTCACGTTCGATATGTGGACGCTGTTCTGGTTCGGGATTGTCGGCTACGTCATGCGCAATCTGGGTTTCCCGCTGGCGCCGATGATCCTCGGTGTGGTGCTGGGCCGGATTGCTGAATTGTGGCTTTCGCGCGCAACCGCGATTTCGACCGAGATCACACCTTTCTTCACGCATCCATGGTCATTGTTCTTTTTGATCCTGTCGGTGTTTTCGCTGTTTTTCTCGGGCTATCAGGCACAGCGCGGACGCAAAACCTGGACGCTTTTTTTCACGCCGGGCTTGCTCGCGGCGCTGGCACTGCCAATGTTCATGATGGTCGGCACCGTCCGGCCGATTCTGGGGGGGCTGCTACTTCTCATCGCAGCTTATATGTTGTTCAAAATTCACCGCCGTGGCTGGAAAGTCGATCCAGCGGATGCGGAAGGCCATCGTTTGTCGGAAGGATAA
- a CDS encoding alpha/beta hydrolase translates to MAYADRDGVNIYYEETGSGAPILFLHEYGGDKRSWEPQVRHFSRDHRCIVMCSRGYPPSDVPEDESLYGQDHANADAIAVMDAVGLAEATVIGLSMGAYTGLRLAIHHPDRVTALVAASGGAGSPREQQQVFHDEAYARSEEYLDAGKMLADPFANGPTRTQLKRKDIRGWTEFRDQLAEHPAIGAAYTLRHVQGERPSLYDFEAEFNACPVPTLLMVGDEDDVCLDVNVWLKRAMPTAGLRVFPKSGHLINLEDPATFNAEIDDFLKQTRAGVWPVREAFDGNYAGIGPR, encoded by the coding sequence ATGGCATACGCAGACCGTGACGGGGTGAATATCTATTACGAGGAAACCGGAAGCGGTGCGCCGATCCTGTTCCTGCACGAATACGGCGGCGACAAGCGCAGTTGGGAGCCGCAGGTGCGGCATTTTTCCCGCGATCACCGCTGCATCGTCATGTGTTCGCGCGGCTATCCGCCGTCCGACGTGCCGGAAGACGAATCCCTCTACGGTCAGGATCATGCCAACGCCGACGCCATCGCCGTGATGGATGCGGTGGGCCTTGCCGAGGCCACCGTGATCGGGCTTTCCATGGGCGCCTACACCGGGCTCAGGCTGGCCATTCATCATCCGGACCGCGTCACGGCGCTGGTCGCGGCCTCGGGCGGTGCCGGCTCGCCGCGCGAGCAGCAGCAGGTTTTCCATGACGAGGCCTATGCGCGCTCGGAAGAATACCTCGACGCCGGCAAGATGCTGGCGGACCCGTTCGCCAACGGCCCGACGCGCACCCAGTTGAAGCGCAAGGACATCCGCGGCTGGACGGAGTTCCGCGATCAATTGGCCGAACACCCGGCCATCGGCGCCGCCTATACGCTGCGCCACGTGCAGGGCGAGCGCCCGTCGCTGTATGATTTCGAGGCCGAGTTCAACGCCTGCCCGGTGCCGACGTTGTTGATGGTCGGCGACGAGGACGATGTGTGTCTCGATGTGAACGTATGGCTGAAGCGCGCCATGCCGACGGCGGGACTCAGGGTATTTCCGAAGTCGGGCCATCTGATCAATCTTGAAGACCCGGCGACCTTCAACGCCGAGATCGACGACTTCCTGAAACAGACCCGCGCCGGTGTGTGGCCGGTGCGCGAAGCCTTTGACGGCAATTATGCGGGGATCGGGCCGCGTTAG
- the hutG gene encoding N-formylglutamate deformylase, with product MDIFDFLPGTSPLLINAPHPGTHIPDDIKARMTEEALRVPDTDWHIPMLYDFAPAMGAHFLAATHSRFCIDLNRPPENINLYPGQDTEGLVPLKTGQNEPLYKPGQEPDDAEIAERTERYHAPYHAKLAETLDAIKAEHGYALLWDAHSIKSELPRYFDGKLWDINLGTNNGASCAQRLQDDLEAVAGEAAGYTWKMNGRYIGGYITRHYGDPENNVHAVQLELSWATYMDEIYPYSYREDLAAGIRPVLQRFIQTMLNFRG from the coding sequence ATGGACATATTTGACTTTCTGCCCGGCACCTCACCGCTGCTGATCAACGCGCCGCACCCCGGCACGCATATCCCGGACGACATCAAAGCGCGCATGACCGAAGAGGCGCTACGCGTGCCCGATACCGACTGGCATATTCCGATGCTGTACGACTTCGCGCCGGCCATGGGGGCGCACTTCCTGGCGGCGACGCACAGCCGGTTCTGCATCGATCTGAACCGCCCGCCGGAGAATATCAACCTGTATCCCGGTCAGGACACCGAGGGGCTGGTGCCGCTGAAAACCGGACAGAACGAGCCGCTCTACAAACCGGGCCAGGAGCCGGACGACGCCGAAATCGCCGAGCGCACCGAGCGCTATCACGCGCCGTATCACGCCAAGCTGGCCGAGACGCTGGACGCTATTAAGGCCGAACACGGCTATGCGCTTTTGTGGGACGCGCATTCGATCAAGAGCGAGCTGCCGCGCTATTTCGACGGCAAGCTGTGGGACATCAACCTTGGCACCAACAACGGCGCAAGCTGTGCTCAGCGTCTGCAGGACGACCTCGAAGCCGTTGCCGGTGAGGCGGCGGGATATACGTGGAAAATGAACGGCCGTTACATCGGCGGCTATATCACGCGCCACTACGGCGATCCCGAGAACAACGTGCATGCGGTGCAGCTCGAGCTGAGCTGGGCGACATATATGGACGAGATTTATCCTTACAGCTACCGCGAGGACTTGGCAGCGGGCATACGCCCGGTGCTGCAGCGCTTCATCCAGACGATGCTGAATTTCCGGGGTTAA
- a CDS encoding phosphonopyruvate decarboxylase, with translation MEWGNDIYKAVKDAGVCQVAYVPDAGHKILINACIADNDIKAVSLTTEEEGVAVSAGAWLGGEKCVMLMQSSGVGNCINMLSLIETCRFPFAAFVTMRGQWHEFNPWQMPMGTTTKQALETAGCLVDEVEDPADVGAKAAATLHKAFVGQQSAVLLLSQRLVPVKTFGK, from the coding sequence ATGGAGTGGGGTAACGATATCTACAAGGCGGTCAAGGACGCCGGTGTCTGTCAGGTCGCGTATGTGCCGGATGCCGGTCATAAGATTTTGATCAATGCCTGTATCGCCGACAATGACATCAAGGCGGTCTCGCTGACGACCGAGGAAGAAGGCGTGGCGGTGAGCGCCGGTGCCTGGCTCGGCGGGGAGAAATGCGTGATGCTGATGCAGTCGTCGGGTGTCGGCAACTGCATCAACATGCTGTCGCTGATCGAGACCTGCCGCTTCCCGTTCGCTGCCTTCGTCACCATGCGCGGCCAGTGGCACGAGTTCAATCCGTGGCAGATGCCGATGGGCACAACGACAAAGCAGGCGCTGGAAACGGCGGGCTGCCTCGTCGACGAGGTCGAGGACCCGGCCGATGTCGGCGCCAAGGCGGCGGCGACGTTGCACAAGGCCTTCGTCGGTCAGCAGTCGGCTGTGCTGTTGTTGAGCCAGCGCCTCGTGCCCGTCAAAACCTTCGGCAAGTGA
- a CDS encoding carbon-nitrogen hydrolase family protein, giving the protein MTDTFKIALVQTSAQADMHTTLDRAGEMARDAAAQGANMLQFAEFFSCYNVDEKGIHTGPLPEESHPAIVQFSKLADELKVWINLGSITVPAPDGRAYNRQYMIDDQGIVRATYEKIHLFDVNLADDDRYRESASLCPGERAVIVDTPWGRTGLTICYDVRFPHLYRDLAKAGADFLTVPAAFTHRTGQDHWHVLLRARAIETGCFVFATCQSGKHGKARTYGHSLVVNPWGEIIAEGPEDDEAIVIAEIDPAEVAQARSRIPALEHDRPYAKPAPASADAAE; this is encoded by the coding sequence ATGACCGATACCTTCAAGATCGCCCTGGTGCAGACTTCGGCACAGGCAGATATGCATACGACGCTGGACCGCGCCGGTGAAATGGCCCGCGACGCGGCCGCCCAGGGCGCGAACATGCTGCAGTTCGCGGAATTCTTCTCTTGCTACAATGTCGACGAAAAAGGCATTCACACGGGCCCCCTGCCCGAGGAATCGCATCCGGCCATCGTGCAGTTCTCGAAACTTGCGGACGAACTGAAGGTCTGGATCAACTTGGGCTCAATCACCGTGCCGGCGCCGGATGGGCGGGCCTATAACCGGCAATACATGATCGACGATCAGGGTATCGTCCGCGCCACGTACGAAAAGATTCACCTGTTCGACGTCAATCTCGCCGACGACGACCGCTACCGCGAAAGCGCCAGCCTTTGCCCCGGCGAGCGCGCCGTCATCGTCGACACGCCGTGGGGCAGGACGGGCCTCACGATCTGTTACGACGTGCGCTTTCCGCACCTGTACCGCGACCTCGCCAAGGCCGGCGCGGATTTCCTGACCGTGCCGGCGGCGTTCACGCACCGCACCGGACAGGATCACTGGCACGTCCTGCTGCGTGCGCGGGCGATTGAGACCGGTTGTTTCGTCTTTGCCACCTGCCAGTCGGGCAAGCACGGCAAGGCCCGGACCTACGGCCATTCGCTGGTCGTCAATCCGTGGGGCGAAATCATCGCCGAAGGACCGGAAGACGACGAAGCAATTGTCATCGCCGAAATCGATCCCGCAGAGGTGGCCCAGGCACGGTCCCGCATTCCGGCACTGGAGCACGACAGACCCTATGCCAAACCCGCCCCGGCCAGCGCAGACGCCGCCGAATAA